From a region of the Ornithodoros turicata isolate Travis unplaced genomic scaffold, ASM3712646v1 ctg00001048.1, whole genome shotgun sequence genome:
- the LOC135376161 gene encoding uncharacterized protein LOC135376161 produces MQILDLTPEPWFAKFLIVHSEDGTKPMAKVSPFTIARDLERTIGKSYNARKLTTGDLQIEVTTRQQSSALLSLDKIADISVTVTTHRTLNIVKGVIPESQLLDCSDTEIEEGLKDQGVVTARRIVMRQDGKDIPTRHIVLSFQLHRLPQTIKAGYLNCHVRPYIPNPRRCFKCQRFGHGSQVCRGHAICPKCAGNDHSAESCANEVRCASCKGNHPVYSRSCPRWQEEKEILKIKVTQNISYREAKTQVEFARKGTFSEVVRRGVAPLRKSVETQTSGSPPHTPPTQEKPAESLLPLAPAAQVGSREVAATTSTEVDGELSVWDGLTGGSSQAATHTMDVDDDDCMSQKSSSSLPPNPSPWKEQRTKKGGRGRGSTSLRKHKPPRVTPPT; encoded by the coding sequence ATGCAAATCCTCGACTTGACTCCTGAACCTTGGTTTGCGAAGTTCCTCATAGTCCACTCGGAAGATGGGACCAAACCCATGGCTAAGGTATCCCCATTCACTATTGCAAGAGACTTAGAAAGGACAATAGGGAAGTCTTATAATGCTCGAAAGCTGACCACAGGAGATCTCCAAATTGAAGTAACCACAAGGCAACAAAGCTCCGCTCTCCTTTCACTTGACAAAATTGCCGATATATCAGTCACTGTGACCACACACCGAACACTTAACATCGTGAAGGGCGTCATCCCAGAGTCTCAACTCCTTGACTGCTCAGACACTGAGATCGAGGAAGGGCTTAAAGACCAAGGCGTTGTGACGGCGAGGAGAATTGTGATGCGTCAGGATGGTAAAGACATCCCGACGAGGCACAttgtcctttcctttcaattgcACAGGCTTCCTCAGACCATCAAAGCAGGCTATCTTAACTGCCATGTACGTCCGTATATCCCGAATCCGCGAcgctgtttcaagtgccagcgttttggacATGGTTCGCAGGTCTGTCGAGGACACGCGATCTGTCCAAAATGTGCTGGCAATGACCACTCTGCAGAGTCCTGTGCAAACGAAGTCCGCTGTGCAAGCTGTAAAGGGAACCACCCAGTCTACTCCAGGTCCTGCCCCCGTTGgcaggaagagaaagaaatactCAAAATTAAAGTAACACAGAATATCTCATACAGAGAAGCAAAGACACAGGTAGAATTTGCCAGAAAAGGCacgttctccgaagtggtgcgccggggagtggcaccactgcggaaatctgtggagacgcagacttctgggtctccaccccacactccccccacACAAGAAAAGCCTGCGGAGAGCTTGCTTCCGCTGGCACCAGCTGCTCAGGTGGGCAGCCGGGAAGTAGCGGCCACaacctctacggaggttgatggcgagctgtcagtttgggacgggctcACAGGGGGCTCATCCCAGGCTGCCACACACACGATGgatgttgacgatgatgactgcatgtcgcagaaatcatcgtcaagcCTTCCCCCCAATCCTTCCCCATGGAAGGAACAGAGAACGAAAAAAGGAGGCCGAGGCAGGGGTAGTACGTCCCTACGGAAACATAAGCCCCCAAGGGTTACACCTCCCACATAA
- the LOC135376163 gene encoding uncharacterized protein LOC135376163: MDSSNSKKHDRYRKRHRTDVLATQSLDLTPEPWFAKVLIIHGENESKPLSKVSPFVIAKELEKAIGKSYSAKKLTTGDLQIDVQTRQQSSTLLSLNRIADVPVTVSRHRTLNIVKGVISEHELLDCSDAEIEEGLKDEGVVTARRITMRRDGKEISTKHIVLSFQLHKLPTTIKAGYINCHVRPYIPNPRRCFKCQRFGHGSQVCRGQATCPKCAGTDHAAETCEKDVRCANCKGNHPVYSRSCPRWKEEKDILKVKVTQNLSYRDAKAQVEFSKKGTFSEVVRRGVAPLRKSVETQTSGSLPHTPPTQEKPAESLLPLVPAAQGGSREVAATTSTEVDGELSVWDGLTGGSSQAATHTMDVDDDDCMSQKSSSSLPPNPSPWKEQRTKKGGRGRGSTSLGKHKPPRVTPPT; encoded by the coding sequence ATGGATTCTTCAAACTCAAAAAAACATGATCGGTACCGAAAGCGGCACCGCACCGATGTACTAGCAACACAATCACTGGACCTCACACCagaaccatggtttgcaaaggTCCTGATCATCCATGGAGAAAACGAGTCTAAGCCCCTGAGCAAAGTATCACCATTTGTGATCGCGAAGGAACTGGAAAAAGCCATAGGGAAGTCCTACTCCGCGAAAAAGTTGActacaggagacttgcagatcGATGTCCAGACACGACAGCAAAGCTCGACTCTGCTTTCCCTGAACAGAATTGCTGACGTACCTGTTACAGTTTCGAGGCATCGTACGCTGAACATAGTGAAGGGCGTGATATCTGAGCATGAACTTCTTGATTGTTCAGATGCTGAAATCGAAGAAGGTCTAAAGGATGAAGGTGTTGTGACAGCGCGGCGAATAACTATGCGTCGAGACGGTAAGGAGATTTCCACTAAACACATTGTCCTTTCATTTCAATTACATAAGCTTCCCACTACCATTAAAGCAGGGTACATCAACTGTCACGTCCGGCCATATATCCCAAATCCGCGGAGGTGCTTTAAGTGCCAACGTTTTGGCCACGGCTCGCAGGTCTGTCGTGGACAGGCCACCTGCCCGAAATGCGCAGGCACGGATCACGCTGCAGAGACCTGTGAGAAGGATGTCAGATGTGCAAACTGTAAAGGTAATCATCCTGTCTACTCTCGCTCCTGTCCACGGTGGAAGGAAGAGAAAGACATACTGAAGGTCAAAGTGACACAGAATCTTTCGTACAGAGATGCAAAAGCGCAGGTTGAGTTTTCAAAAAAGGGAaccttctccgaagtggtgcgcaggggagtagcaccactgaggaaatctgtagagacccagacttctgggtctctaccccacactccccccacACAAGAAAAGCCTGCGGAGAGCTTGCTTCCGCTGGTACCAGCTGCTCAGGGGGGCAGCCGGGAAGTGGCGGCCACaacctctacggaggttgatggcgagctgtcagtttgggacgggctcACAGGGGGCTCATCCCAGGCTGCCACACACACGATGgatgttgacgatgatgactgcatgtcgcagaaatcatcgtcaagcCTTCCCCCCAATCCTTCCCCATGGAAGGAACAGAGAACGAAAAAAGGAGGCCGAGGCAGGGGTAGTACGTCCCTAGGGAAACATAAGCCCCCAAGGGTTACACCTCCCACATAA